A region of the Lycium barbarum isolate Lr01 chromosome 1, ASM1917538v2, whole genome shotgun sequence genome:
cactgtctttatttattatttatgcctctcatactcaatacaatgttcgtacttacgtccgttttctttggacactgtgttcatgcccacaggtagacaggggggtgagcttggtccagacccttagtagctatcagctgattgagagcactccattgtccggaggtgcttatgattcttcttttggtatatatgcatattttgggcacgacggagtcttgttccgtctatatgcttagtatgtcagtagaggctcgtagatacacagtgtgggtcagatggtctcacaagatgttattattatgtatatattattttgatggccgagaggcaaatgtatataagtatttgtgtttctatataaaatatgattttcctacaattcgtgtataaaattggtagaagggcattaaatgagtaagatgagtattagaatgagtggtgctcggtggctagccccaggtacccgtcacggcccctagctgggtcgtgacactaataaTTTTTTAATTCTTAATATCCGAAGAGCTCAAGGTAGAGCTTGTTGATTAACCAATACACCGCCCGATAATTGCTAACTTAATACCAAACAAATCTatatcttatcggttggctaGCGGAATGCATTTAAAAACCGATGACCGATAAGTCGAACATTAAACAAAATTTCGAACCGCTAAACATAATTATCCTTCCGATAAGCGGCCCTAAATTATATTATTTCGGCAAGAAATTTGAGTCACAAAACCATGTGACTAAAAACTAGTATATTGTAATGTCAAAGGGCCAATTAAGATTCACAAACATTTCCATCTTAATTGGCAGACAccgtattaaaaaataaaagaggcGAAAGAACATTAGATTTCAGTGCATAGAGCCATCAGACATCTCCACAATAAGTAATAATTAATCATTAGATTTCAGTGCACAACGCCATCAGACATCTCCACAATAAGTAAAAATTAAACATTCTTTCTTAACCCGACCAAATCATTCAGTGGGGTTATCTTCTCCATAAGACAAGTTATGTGATTAAAACATAGTCCTATCGAGCCTAGTGAGTTGGGAAGCTCAACCATCAATTTTGTAAATTTCTTGTTGACGGGATCATAAACATAAAACGGGTTCGTTTGGCGATAGTCACTTGAACTTGAACCGCAAAGCAATAACTCACCGGAAGAAAGATTCCCAATAGGCTTGACCGTATGAAAGTATCTAAGGAGTTCATTAGGCAAGTCTATATTGTGCTTGCTCCATATAGAGTTTTGTTGATCTTCTAACGCCCAAAGTTCCAAAACCATCTCAAACTGTGTCTTCTTAACACGTGCTACGGCTAGGCGCCCTTCAAATTGACCAAATAGTATGAAACTGCGCTCAAATATTGAGAATACATGTGAGGGCACGCGTGGCAGGTTGAAAATTGTGAAATGCTCTTGGTGGACATCAAGGGCAAGAAGATATTGTGCCCCATTCTCGTGGAAGTTCGGAGTTCTAAATTTTCAATAGATTATACCATTCACAAAGTAACTTTGATCAGTAACAGTGGAAAACCAAGGCAAACCTTCCTGAGCGATCTCTCTCCATCTCCATGCCGATCGTGAACTTGTCTCAAGAGTGAGGATCTCGTAGACTAGTCGATTGGCAACTGTACTACTCACTTTAAGCAATTTGTACAAATTATCCACGGTATCAAAACCGAGAGCATACCAAACACTAAGCCCTTCACCGCGCAAACTTGAGGAGGGAAGCTCCATAAGTTCAAGAGTAGATATATTAAAAAGTGAAACTTGATGACCCGTGTAAAGGCAAGCAAGGCCATTTATAACGGGAGTAATATCCTTATAAccaaaataaggcaaacgcactCGATGAACGAACACTTTATTCTTCCCATTTAGGGACGCGTAATAGAGACCCTTCAAGCGAGAATAGTCAGGCAAAAGATGGATGAGTATACCACCGCAAGGCCTATGAGCTTTCATGAATTCAGGTTGACGGATCATTGAAGACCAAGATGTCGATACACACTTAAATCTGTCCAAGGTCTTGATGGGTAGCCGAGTTAGCACTTCGAACGCAATATCAGCATGAATTTCTTTAGCGTTTACTGAACTGCACCTAGTaatcttcttcatcttcttccttTTCGAGATGTCAGAAGGGATTTCTCTCTTGATAGTAATTTTATTCATCTTCTTTGTGACTTGCGTATGCATATGCCTTGTCATCTCCCCTTTTAATGGAAGCAAACCCTCTGATAGATTCCTAACCCAAGCAGAAACTAAAACCTTGTCAGACTAGGAAGGCATTATGTATGGCGATAAATATGGTCTTGTTTAGTACTTATCAAAATATATAGAAgagtgtgtgtttgtgtgtgtgtatatatatatatggggttttGCTTAGCAGGTATAGCTACTGAAAGAGATTAAATCTATTCCTAAACCAACCAGAAATTGAAACCTCAGCAGACTAGGAAGACATTACTTTTTCCAGTAAATATGGATTAGACTAGCTGGcattaaaaaaataatcataTTTATACTTTCACTACCAACTTAAGGAAAGAAACATAAAGGGTAATTTTTTTGAACAATTGACAATCCCCTCAAACAGCCtccaatatttatttattttaattattattatttcccCCCTCCTATATGCAATGTTTATTTGTCCTTGAATATTTTAATTCCCCATCTACGTAATACTTTTTTACATTATATatagtattttatttttttcttaggTGTGTTTTACTAGTATAACTTAGATTTTATTATAGATTATCATAAATGTTAACTTAAGTTCATTAATATTGTAAGTAGAATAATACTTTTATGCATTTGTTATTAAATCTACTGCTATCTTTTATGATTGTGCCCACGTTGTTGATTtcaccgggtatgttgttgtatttttgacGGTTTTTAGTTTAATATCACATGAATTCAGTACGCATATGTCTCTCTCTGTTGCGCATAAATAGCACTTTTCATTTTGCTAGCAATTCTTTAACTACATGCCTAAGTTGGGGCTGAAGGAAGCAGAAGATCTAATAATTTTTTAATTCTTAATATCCGAAGAGCTCAAGGTAGAGCTTGTTGATTAACCAATACACCACCCGATAATTTCTAACTCAACACCAAACAAATCTATATCTCAATACCAAACAAATCTatatcttatcggttggctaGCGGAATACATTTAAAAAACGATGACCGATAAATCGAACGTTAAACACAATTTCGAACCGCTAAACATAATTATCCGTCCGATAAGCAACCCTAAATTATATTATTTCGGCAAGAAATTTGAGTCACAAAACCATGTGACTAAAAACTAGTATATTGTAATGTCAAAGGGCCAACTAAGATTCACAAACATTTCCATCTTAATTGGCAGACAccgtattaaaaaataaaagaggcGAAAGAACATTAGATTTCAGTGCATAGAGCCATCAGACATCTCCACAATAAGTAATAATTAATCATTAGATTTCAGTGCACAACGCCATCAGACATCTCCACAATAAGTAAAAATTAAACATTCTTTCTTAACCCGACCAAATCATTCAGTGGGGTTATCTTCTCCATAAGACAAGTTATGTGATTAAAACATAGTCCTATCGAGCCTAGTGAGTTGGGAAGCTCAACCATCAATTTTGTAAATTTATTGTTGACGGGATCATAAACATAAAACGGGTTCGTTTGGCGATAGTCACTTGAACTTGAACCGCAAAGCAATAACTCACCGGAAGAAAGATTCCCAATAGGCTTGACCGTATGAAAGTATCTAAGGAGTTCATCAGGCAAGTCTATATTGTGCTTGCTCTATATCTGTCCAAGGTCTTGATGGGTAGCCGAGTTAGCACTTCGAACGCAATATCAGCAAACCCTCTAATAGATTCCTAACCCAAGCGGAAACTGAAACCTTGTCAGACTAGGAAGGCATTATGTATGGCGATAAATATGGTCTTGTTTAGTACTTATCAAAATATATAGAAGAGTGTttgtttgtgtgtgtatatatatatatatggggtctTGCTTAGCAGGTATAGCTACTGAAAGAGATTAAATCTATTCCTAAACCAACCAGAAATTGAAACCTCAGCAGACTAGGAAGACATTACTTTTCCCAGTAAATATGGATTAGACTAGCTAGcattaaaaaaataatcataTTTATACTTTCACTACCAACTTAAGGAAAGAAACAGAAAGGGTAATTTTTTTGAACAATTGACAATCCCCTCAAACCACCtccaatatttatttattttaattattattattttccccCTCCTATATGCAATGTTTATTTGTCCTTGAATATTTTAATTCCCCATCTACGTAATACTTTTTTACATTATATatagtattttatttttttcttaggTGTGTTTTACTAGTATAACTTAGATTTTATTATAGATTATCATAAATGTTAACTTAAGTTCATTAATATTGTAAGTAGAATAATACTTTTATGCATTTGTTATTAAATCTACTGCTATCTTTTATGATTGTGCCCACGTTGTTGATTTCACCGGttatgttgttgtatttttgacGGTTTTTAGTTTAATATCACATGAATTCAGTACGCATATGTCTCTCTCTGTTGCGCATAAATAGCACTTTCCATTTTGCTAGCAATTCTTTAACTACATGCCAAAGTTGGGGCTGAAGGAAGCAGAAGatataataattttttaattcTTAATATCCGAAGAGCTCAAGGTAGAGCTTGTTGATTAACCAATACACCACCCGATAATTTCTAACTCAACACCAAACAAATCTATATCTCAATACCAAACAAATCTatatcttatcggttggctaGCGGAATACATTTAAAAAACGATGACCGATAAATCGAACGTTAAACACAATTTCGAACCGCTAAACATAATTATCCGTCCGATAAGAAACCCTAAATTATATTATTTCGGCAAGAAATTTGAGTCACAAAACCATGTGACTAAAAACTAGTATATTGTAATGTAAAAGGGCCAACTAAGATTCACAAACATTTCCATCTTAATTGGCAGACAccgtattaaaaaataaaagaggcGAAAGAACATTAGATTTCAGTGCATAGAGCCATCAGACATCTCCACAATAAGTAATAATTAATCATTAGATTTCAGTGCACAACGCCATCAGACATCTCCACAATAAGTAAAAATTAAACATTCTTTCTTAACCCGACCAAATCATTCAGTGGGGTTAGCTTCTCCATAAAACAAGTTATGTGATTAAACCATAGTCCTATCGAGCCAAGTGAGTTGGGAAGCTCAACCATCGATTTTGTAAATTTATTGTTGACGGGATCATAAACATAAAAAGGGTTCGTTTGGCGATAGTCACTTGAACTTGAACCGCAAATAAATAACTCACCGGAAGAAAGATTCCCAATAGGCTTGACCGTATGAAAGTATCTAAGGAGTTCATCAGGCAAGTCTATATTGTGCTTGCTCCATATAGAGTTTTGTTGATCTTCTAATGCCCAAAGTTCCAAAACCGTCTCAAATTGTGTCTTCTTAACATGTGCTACGGCTAGGCGCCCTTCAAATTGACCAAATAGTATGAAACTACGCTCAAATATTGAGAATACATA
Encoded here:
- the LOC132631037 gene encoding putative F-box protein At1g47790, with the translated sequence MTRHMHTQVTKKMNKITIKREIPSDISKRKKMKKITRCSSVNAKEIHADIAFEVLTRLPIKTLDRFKCVSTSWSSMIRQPEFMKAHRPCGGILIHLLPDYSRLKGLYYASLNGKNKVFVHRVRLPYFGYKDITPVINGLACLYTGHQVSLFNISTLELMELPSSSLRGEGLSVWYALGFDTVDNLYKLLKVSSTVANRLVYEILTLETSSRSAWRWREIAQEGLPWFSTVTDQSYFVNGIIY